A window of the Lactuca sativa cultivar Salinas chromosome 5, Lsat_Salinas_v11, whole genome shotgun sequence genome harbors these coding sequences:
- the LOC128134152 gene encoding DNA-directed RNA polymerase subunit beta''-like — protein MEVLMAERPTQVFHNKVIDGTAMKRLISRFIDHYGIGYTSHILDQVKTLGFRQATAASISLGIDDLLTIPSKRWLVQDAEQQSFILEKHHHYGNVHAVEKLRQSIEIWYATSEYLRQEMNPNFRMTDPFNPVHIMSFSGARGNASQVHQLVGMRGLMSDPQGQMIDLPIQSNLREGLSLTEYIISCYGARKGVVDTAIRTSDAGYLMRRLVEVVQHIVVRRTDCGTVRGISVSPRNGMMTDRIFIQTLIGRVLADDIYIGSRCIATRNQDIGVGLVSRFITFRAQPISIRTPFTCRSTSWICQLCYGRSPAHDDLVELGEAVGIIAGQSIGEPGTQLTLRTFHTGGVFTGGTAEHVRAPSNGKIKFNEDLVHPTRTRHGHPAFLCSRDLYVTIESEDIIHNVCIPPKSFLLVQNDQYVESEQVIAEIRARTSTLNLKEKVRKHIYSDSEGEMHWNTDVYHAPEFTYGNIHLLPKTSHLWILLGEPWRYSLGPCSIHKDQDQMNAYSLSVKPRYIANPSVTNNQVRHKFFSSYFSGKNQKGDRIPDCSELNRMTCTDHSNLRYPAILDGNSDLLAKRRRNRFIIPLESIQEGENQLIHSSGISMEIPRNGILRRNSILAYFDDPRYIRKSSGLTKYETRELNSIVNEENLIEYRGVKVFWPKYQKEVNPFFLFPWKSTFCPNLLP, from the coding sequence ATGGAGGTACTGATGGCAGAACGGCCCACTCAGGTCTTTCACAATAAAGTGATAGATGGAACTGCCATGAAACGGCTTATTAGTCGATTTATTGATCACTATGGAATAGGATATACGTCACATATCCTGGATCAAGTAAAGACTCTGGGTTTCCGACAAGCTACCGCCGCATCCATTTCATTAGGAATTGATGATCTTTTAACAATACCTTCTAAAAGATGGCTAGTTCAAGACGCTGAACAACAAagttttattttggaaaaacacCATCATTATGGGAATGTACACGCGGTAGAAAAATTACGTCAATCGATCGAAATATGGTATGCCACAAGTGAATATTTGCGACAAGAAATGAATCCTAATTTTCGGATGACCGATCCTTTTAATCCAGTCCATATAATGTCTTTTTCGGGAGCCAGAGGAAATGCATCTCAGGTACATCAATTAGTAGGTATGAGAGGATTAATGTCGGATCCTCAAGGGCAAATGATTGATTTACCCATTCAAAGCAATTTACGCGAAGGACTGTCTTTAACAGAATACATTATTTCTTGTTACGGAGCCCGTAAAGGGGTTGTGGATACCGCTATCCGAACATCAGATGCAGGATATCTCATGCGCAGACTTGTTGAAGTAGTTCAACACATTGTTGTACGTCGAACAGATTGTGGCACCGTTCGAGGTATTTCTGTAAGTCCTCGAAATGGAATGATGACGGACAGGATTTTTATCCAAACATTAATTGGCCGTGTATTAGCAgatgatatatatataggttcgCGATGTATTGCTACTAGAAATCAAGATATTGGGGTTGGACTTGTCAGTAGATTCATAACTTTTAGAGCACAACCAATCTCTATTCGAACCCCCTTTACTTGTAGGAGTACATCTTGGATTTGTCAATTATGTTATGGCCGGAGTCCAGCGCATGACGACCTGGTCGAATTGGGAGAAGCCGTAGGTATTATTGCAGGTCAATCTATTGGAGAACCGGGCACTCAATTAACATTAAGAACTTTTCATACCGGCGGAGTATTTACAGGGGGTACTGCAGAACATGTGCGAGCCCCTTCTAATGGAAAAATAAAATTCAACGAGGATTTGGTTCATCCGACACGTACACGTCATGGACATCCTGCTTTTCTATGTTCTAGAGACTTGTATGTAACTATTGAGAGTGAAGATATTATACACAATGTGTGTATTCCGCccaaaagttttcttttagttcaaAACGATCAATATGTAGAATCAGAACAAGTGATTGCTGAGATTCGCGCGAGAACCTCCACTTTGAATTTGAAAGAGAAGGTTCGAAAACATATTTATTCTGACTCAGAAGGCGAAATGCACTGGAATACTGATGTGTACCATGCACCTGAATTTACATATGGTAATATTCATCTCTTACCAAAAACAAGTCATTTATGGATATTATTAGGGGAGCCCTGGAGATACAGTCTAGGCCCTTGTTCGATCCACAAGGATCAAGATCAAATGAACGCTTATTCTCTTTCTGTCAAGCCAAGATATATTGCTAACCCCTCAGTAACTAATAATCAAGTGAGACACAAATTTTTTAGTTCGTATTTTTCTGGTAAAAATCAAAAAGGAGATAGGATTCCTGATTGTTCAGAATTGAATCGAATGACATGTACGGATCATTCTAATCTCAGATATCCGGCCATTCTCGACGGTAATTCTGATTTATTGGCAAAGAGGCGAAGAAATAGATTCATCATCCCACTCGAATCGATTCAAGAAGGCGAGAACCAACTAATACATTCTTCAGGTATCTCAATGGAAATACCCAGAAATGGTATTCTCCGTAGAAATAGTATTCTTGCTTATTTCGATGATCCTCGATATATAAGAAAGAGCTCGGGACTTACTAAATATGAGACTCGAGAACTAAATTCAATCGTCAACGAAGAGAATTTGATTGAGTATCGAGGAGTCAAGGTATTTTGGCCAAAATACCAAAAGGAAGTAAATCCATTTTTTTTATTCCCGTGGAAGTCCACATTTTGTCCGAATCTTCTTCCATAA
- the LOC128126415 gene encoding DNA-directed RNA polymerase subunit beta' → MIDRYTHQQLRIGLVSPQQISTWSKKILPNGEIVGEVTKPYTFHYKTNKPEKDGLFCERIFGPIKSGICACGNYRVIGDEKEDPQFCEQCGVEFVDSRIRRYQMGYIKLAYPVMHVWYLKRLPSYIVTLLDKPLNELEDLVYCGFYFARPIDKKPTFLRLRGLLEYEIQPWKYRIPIFFTTRSFDTFRNREMSTGGGSIRQQLANLDLRIIIDYSLVEWKELEEEEPTGNEWEDRKVGRRKDFLLRRMELAKHFIRTNIEPKWMVLRLLPVLPPELRPIYHIDEDKLVTSDINEIYRRIIYRNNTLTDLLTTSIATPEELIISQEKLLQEAVDALLDNGICGQPMRDDHNRVYKSLSDVIEGKEGRVRETLLGKRVDYSGRSVIVVGPSLSLHRCGLPREIAIELFQAFVIRDLIRKHLASNIGVAKSQIRKKKPIVWEILQEILDDHPVLLNRAPTLHRLGIQAFLPVLVEGRAICLHPLVCKGFNADFDGDQMAVHVPLSLEAQAEARLLMFSHMNLLSPTIGDPISAPTQDMLSGLYVLTSGNRRGICVNRYNPCNRRNYQNEDNNYKYTKKKNPFFVIPMMQLELIGKNESI, encoded by the exons ATGATCGATCGATATACACATCAACAACTCCGAATTGGATTAGTTTCTCCTCAACAAATAAGTACTTGGTCCAAAAAAATCCTGCCTAATGGCGAGATAGTTGGAGAGGTGACAAAACCTTATACCTTTCATTACAAAACCAATAAACCAGAAAAAGATGGATTATTTTGTGAAAGAATTTTTGGGCCTATCAAAAGTGGAATTTGTGCTTGTGGAAATTATCGAGTAATCGGAGATGAAAAGGAAGACCCGCAATTTTGTGAACAATGCGGAGTCGAGTTTGTTGATTCTCGGATACGAAGATATCAAATGGGCTACATCAAACTCGCATACCCGGTAATGCATGTGTGGTATTTGAAACGTCTTCCTAGTTATATTGTGACTCTTTTAGATAAACCTCTTAACGAATTAGAAGACCTAGTATACTGCGGT TTTTATTTTGCTAGGCCCATAGATAAAAAACCTACTTTTTTACGATTACGGGGTTTATTAGAATATGAAATTCAACCCTGGAAATACAGGATCCCCATTTTTTTTACTACCCGGAGCTTCGATACATTTCGAAATCGAGAGATGTCTACCGGGGGAGGTTCTATCAGACAACAATTAGCCAATCTAGATTTACGAATTATTATAGACTATTCATTGGTAGAATGGAAAGAATTGGAGGAAGAGGAACCCACAGGGAACGAATGGGAAGATCGAAAAGTTGGAAGAAGAAAAGATTTTTTGCTTAGACGCATGGAATTGGCTAAGCATTTTATTCGAACAAATATAGAACCAAAATGGATGGTTTTGCGTCTATTACCAGTTCTTCCTCCTGAGTTGAGACCAATCTATCATATAGATGAGGATAAACTAGTGACCTCGGATATTAATGAAATCTATAGAAGAATTATCTATCGGAATAATACTCTTACAGATCTATTAACAACAAGTATAGCTACGCCAGAAGAATTAATAATATCTCAGGAAAAATTGCTACAAGAAGCCGTGGATGCACTTCTTGATAATGGAATCTGCGGACAACCAATGAGGGATGATCATAATAGAGTTTACAAGTCGCTTTCAGATGTAATTGAAGGCAAAGAAGGAAGAGTTCGCGAGACTCTGCTTGGTAAACGAGTCGATTATTCAGGGCGGTCCGTGATTGTCGTGGGCCCTTCACTTTCATTACATCGATGTGGATTGCCTCGCGAAATAGCAATAGAACTTTTCCAGGCATTTGTAATTCGTGACCTAATTAGAAAACATCTTGCTTCGAACATAGGAGTTGCTAAGAGTCAAATTCGGAAAAAAAAACCGATTGTATGGGAAATACTTCAGGAAATTCTGGATGACCATCCTGTATTGCTGAATAGAGCGCCTACTCTGCATAGATTAGGCATACAGGCATTCCTCCCCGTTTTAGTGGAAGGGCGCGCTATTTGTTTACATCCATTAGTTTGTAAGGGCTTCAATGCAGACTTTGACGGGGATCAAATGGCTGTTCATGTGCCTTTATCTTTGGAGGCTCAAGCAGAGGCGCGTTTACTTATGTTTTCTCATATGAATCTTTTGTCTCCAACTATTGGGGATCCGATTTCGGCACCAACTCAAGATATGCTTAGTGGACTCTATGTCTTAACGAGTGGAAATCGTCGGGGTATTTGTGTAAATAGGTATAATCCATGTAATCGTAGAAACTATCAAAATGAagataataactataagtatacaaaaaaaaagaacCCTTTTTTTGTAATCCCTATGATGCAATTGGAGCTTATCGGCAAAAACGAATCAATTTAG